The following proteins are encoded in a genomic region of Desulfosporosinus youngiae DSM 17734:
- a CDS encoding histidine phosphatase family protein, which produces MTRIILTRHGQTLWNIEGRVQGSLDSPLTEKGILQARSLALRLKEEGITHIYSSDAPRAVNTAEEIRRELGLEKLLVDPALREFSFGEWEGSVWQELRESNPDIFKLWDSEPHLVTTPGGENMELVTERAWKFLQQILKLHSGETICLVTHGLTLKLLVTKALGFEVHEWAKTPWQHNTALNILEVKEDQWIPCILGDCQHLDDLKE; this is translated from the coding sequence ATGACTCGGATCATTCTAACTCGTCACGGGCAGACATTATGGAATATCGAAGGAAGAGTTCAGGGGAGTTTGGACTCTCCGCTCACAGAAAAGGGGATACTTCAAGCGCGTTCGTTAGCCTTGAGGTTAAAAGAGGAAGGAATTACACACATCTATTCCAGTGATGCTCCTCGAGCCGTTAACACAGCTGAAGAGATTCGCCGGGAACTGGGGCTTGAAAAACTATTAGTGGATCCTGCTCTTCGCGAGTTTTCATTTGGAGAGTGGGAAGGCAGCGTTTGGCAAGAGCTACGGGAAAGCAATCCGGATATCTTTAAACTATGGGATTCGGAACCACACCTGGTTACTACGCCTGGCGGGGAAAATATGGAGCTTGTCACAGAAAGAGCATGGAAGTTTTTGCAGCAGATCCTTAAACTTCATTCGGGAGAAACGATTTGCCTTGTAACCCATGGACTCACCCTTAAGCTCTTAGTGACCAAAGCGTTGGGTTTTGAAGTTCATGAGTGGGCCAAGACACCCTGGCAGCATAATACGGCACTCAATATTTTAGAGGTTAAAGAAGATCAATGGATACCTTGTATCCTTGGGGATTGTCAACACCTGGATGATCTGAAAGAATAG
- a CDS encoding DNRLRE domain-containing protein: MGRQRTNLISGILSLSMLFFGIAPQLTLAAAAKEGLTNLSKTEQAISEKKLNKNVTKVRELTENRDKYTKHYLNSDGSFTAETSKSSRHYLDAGGKWQDISNKVVPSAKAGFAAQNEANGFQTQFADHSASDILVNVILDAKHQIAWKMDQVQKVDAVKTDTSVTYPNLLPSTDLEYLPYSDGLKENIILKDKAAPNSFKFILETQGLKPKALDDGSIALQDETSGETQLTLPPAYMIDQKQQISHAAKVTLSSSDKPNQFILDIVADLTWLNDPERSFPVIVDPIISNENITADVGANGIDTYIASNSPYKYYNSPYMTTGWDTALGATRSLIKFPLPPLPDGAIVTDSIFSLYKYTTTSEAQDLAAFRIKTAWSPLDITWDHQPEIDKDNEQTRASLITVPGSHIGWVNFNVWSIVKGWYNGGLDKNGFMVAHNQEGNPLFFYRTSNYGTNQPFLSITYITDQTGLNPYWSYANTPVGSANTDNGNFISSVVDFSLPGRGIPNSVTRTFNNRGALEGIFGKKWFSNLDMQLVDKPWGKVLLDSAGTERPFMLKSDGQTYAAPDNYPVQLYKNPDGTFTLQEINESGGYRTELPSVAFAGDGKVIRLLDGKGNTTNITRAGDKIRLTDASGRMVELTLANGTVASLKDHTGQVKVTYNYTGGFLTQVTYKDAAYGDSSLKYSWDKGQLRSMTDKNGTPYYLTYDNLNRIASVGEINLLGNPSFEAGYGTNLDSWEETVEPDYGSITEDSSTATTGKGSVHIQGSSTLYPGSTQSYLHVSQTLPIKPSTSYNLSAQLKTGALKGKAFLNTVQLDVNGTILDSTWKDTRSIALTGTKDWTKQSLSVTTQANAAYLRVYMQADHDSTHFGGDAYFDEAQLVEGAAAAEFHGHTEIGFGGDGWVTSPLGDVTQYVHNNYGNPIAVINDPVGLNSATRMTWNAADQLTSLTTPSGNTYNYKYDPLGNMEKATDPKNNKTNYEYYRNRLKTLTQADGKYVQNAWDPVSLDQQTQTDQAGNSKAYAYNAGNLTMESNLLGIADNRIYNSGFNEVDSNNQSLEWLGYAPTGSTNLTEEDPEAPYGGSRILKLNPGTNHNTYQWTGFVSVADKAKGNYILSGDIKAAGSGSTLGAVINIFWYDADKNLIEDPTPYFKVKDGEWQRYTAMDIKPPANAVYTRIMAITYQGYTGYFDNLQFEQSSQIRGYNALQNSSFVNGLSKWIRSSSYADVISEVGTINLPSTGSSYLESQTLIPIKQGEDYTLSGNLSTGPMTAASDKGASLQVLIYNQAGTYVQTFKSKIVSEKSDLAKYVVPFESPVNGTAKVRLDVTSAQGIAKFDNIRFGYGREAVTSNYDSSNNYVVSTTNQLNKTVSYANDAYGQATSVTSPTGEVIRYAYDGQERLRTVTDNAQNLTTYGLDANGNVLSVNTKAPSGTIYNQSSFVYDDKNNLKAEKNAANSIVSSYAYDANGRLTQKTNAGGSTVSLEYDPLGLLKTLRLSSNETYGFSYDLEGRRKQATVSKTPTGPILHTFDYDYDEVGNLISSIEKGSSGTFIGSITKPAGDMYSKTDQLLGFKLKYLSNPDVLYAFLYSPNKLVEKVSAAGKDTLFKYDEGSKLKLQTNPNGVEDRFDYNEGNQLIGTSAFKPGNDYKTRISSTYKYDDDGRLIEIKGQGPGSPTAKYVYNDLAGTEKLNRLTQAEITDVGTQYTLDYSYDPAGNLKSMDVPKGQVEQKNTFTYDGDNKISSINGSASNVSYDANGNLTKLTVNGKTQQYVYDAANRLISVKNEAGTVIASYTYDGDGQRLTKTVGSETITYHYFKGQLMYETSDQYADKVTARYTWTPEGKLLSIYIFRPVGGYWNYYYYHYNAHGDVVAVTDSNGNVYRQYAYDPYGNIISVKDGANVSKDMSTDEFNHAYTYAGYRYDKETGLYFLNARYYNAGIGRFLTKDTFKGRANDPQSLNRYAYAHGNPVSFVDPTGHDVGAPGMDLGVYTEYQKQGLYPTGSYSTPMPAPKNTSGNVHNANSVANANDQLLSTTALTIDGMSSAKSLLLVANKGLSKAIGKSLPVFGASTLAYGLAQDWTNYNGNNLIYAMGLTFIGATLPVIGTAFLVGVLGATTAGITFGVTSGFALSFIIPEIKSRRLKKA; this comes from the coding sequence TTGGGTAGACAACGAACAAACTTAATCTCCGGCATCCTGTCTCTGAGTATGCTCTTTTTCGGAATTGCCCCGCAACTGACCCTTGCCGCCGCAGCGAAGGAAGGTTTAACCAACCTTTCTAAGACAGAACAAGCCATCAGCGAAAAAAAGCTCAACAAAAATGTCACCAAAGTCCGGGAACTCACCGAGAATCGGGATAAATACACCAAGCACTATCTAAACAGTGACGGCAGCTTTACTGCCGAAACCTCTAAGAGCAGCAGACATTATCTGGATGCCGGCGGAAAATGGCAGGATATCTCCAATAAAGTGGTTCCCTCGGCTAAAGCAGGCTTTGCCGCCCAAAACGAGGCCAATGGATTTCAAACTCAATTCGCCGATCATTCCGCCTCCGACATTCTTGTGAACGTTATTCTTGATGCTAAACACCAAATTGCCTGGAAAATGGATCAAGTTCAGAAGGTTGATGCCGTAAAAACAGACACTTCTGTAACTTACCCAAATCTGCTTCCTTCGACGGATTTAGAGTACCTCCCTTATTCCGATGGACTCAAAGAAAATATTATCCTCAAAGACAAGGCAGCCCCCAACTCCTTTAAATTTATCCTGGAAACCCAAGGCTTAAAACCCAAAGCCCTGGACGATGGCAGTATCGCCTTGCAGGACGAAACCTCGGGAGAGACCCAGTTAACCTTGCCTCCCGCCTATATGATCGACCAAAAACAGCAAATCAGTCATGCCGCAAAGGTAACTCTTTCTTCGTCTGACAAACCAAATCAGTTTATCCTGGATATCGTGGCGGATCTAACCTGGTTAAATGATCCTGAGCGATCCTTTCCCGTCATTGTGGATCCGATCATTTCCAACGAAAACATTACAGCCGATGTAGGAGCCAACGGAATTGATACCTATATAGCATCCAATAGCCCTTACAAATATTACAACAGCCCTTATATGACCACGGGCTGGGATACTGCTCTTGGCGCAACCCGGTCGTTGATCAAATTCCCTCTCCCCCCCCTTCCGGACGGCGCTATCGTTACAGACAGCATCTTCTCTCTTTACAAGTATACAACAACCAGTGAAGCTCAGGACCTAGCTGCCTTTAGAATCAAGACTGCCTGGAGTCCGCTGGACATCACTTGGGACCATCAACCTGAAATTGACAAAGATAACGAACAAACCAGAGCCTCACTTATTACCGTTCCGGGCAGCCACATAGGCTGGGTAAACTTTAACGTCTGGTCTATCGTCAAAGGCTGGTATAATGGCGGTCTGGACAAGAATGGCTTCATGGTTGCACATAACCAGGAAGGCAATCCCTTGTTCTTCTATCGCACAAGCAATTACGGAACCAATCAGCCCTTTCTCTCCATCACCTATATCACCGACCAAACAGGGTTAAACCCTTACTGGAGTTACGCCAATACACCGGTCGGTTCCGCCAACACGGATAACGGCAACTTCATTAGCTCTGTTGTAGATTTCTCCCTGCCTGGCCGAGGAATACCCAACAGCGTTACGAGAACCTTTAACAACCGGGGGGCTCTTGAGGGAATCTTCGGCAAAAAATGGTTTTCCAATCTCGACATGCAGCTCGTGGATAAACCCTGGGGAAAAGTGCTCTTGGATTCAGCCGGGACGGAACGTCCCTTCATGCTCAAAAGCGACGGACAAACCTATGCCGCCCCGGATAATTACCCGGTTCAGCTCTATAAGAACCCTGACGGAACCTTTACCCTTCAGGAGATCAATGAAAGCGGCGGTTACCGAACGGAGCTCCCCAGTGTCGCCTTTGCCGGGGACGGCAAGGTGATTCGCCTTCTGGACGGCAAAGGAAATACCACGAACATCACCCGCGCCGGGGATAAAATCCGCTTAACCGATGCTTCCGGCCGGATGGTGGAATTAACCCTTGCAAACGGTACCGTGGCTTCTTTGAAAGACCATACCGGTCAGGTAAAGGTAACCTACAATTATACGGGCGGTTTCCTGACCCAAGTCACTTACAAAGATGCAGCCTATGGGGATTCCAGCCTTAAGTACAGCTGGGACAAGGGTCAACTGCGGTCCATGACGGATAAAAATGGCACACCCTATTATCTGACTTATGATAACCTCAACCGCATTGCCAGTGTCGGAGAAATCAATCTGCTGGGCAACCCCAGCTTTGAAGCAGGCTATGGCACTAATCTCGATTCTTGGGAAGAAACGGTGGAACCCGATTATGGAAGCATAACAGAAGACTCCTCAACAGCAACAACGGGTAAAGGCAGTGTGCACATCCAAGGCAGCTCAACGCTTTACCCCGGTTCTACTCAAAGCTATCTCCATGTCAGTCAAACCCTTCCGATTAAACCCTCCACATCCTACAATTTAAGCGCTCAGTTGAAAACCGGTGCTCTCAAGGGCAAGGCTTTTCTCAACACGGTGCAGTTGGATGTTAACGGCACCATCCTGGATTCCACCTGGAAGGATACCCGGTCCATTGCCCTCACGGGAACAAAGGACTGGACAAAACAATCCCTAAGTGTGACCACCCAAGCCAATGCGGCTTACCTGAGGGTCTACATGCAAGCGGACCATGACAGCACCCATTTTGGCGGAGATGCTTACTTCGATGAGGCTCAACTGGTCGAAGGAGCAGCCGCAGCCGAGTTCCACGGTCATACAGAGATCGGCTTCGGCGGGGATGGCTGGGTTACCTCTCCCCTGGGGGACGTCACTCAGTATGTGCACAATAATTATGGCAATCCCATAGCCGTGATCAATGATCCGGTCGGTCTGAATTCAGCCACCCGCATGACCTGGAATGCCGCAGACCAGCTGACAAGTCTCACCACACCTTCTGGAAACACTTACAACTATAAGTATGATCCCCTTGGGAATATGGAAAAGGCCACAGACCCCAAAAACAATAAAACCAACTATGAATACTATAGAAATCGCCTGAAAACTTTAACCCAAGCAGACGGCAAATACGTTCAGAATGCCTGGGACCCGGTCAGCTTAGACCAGCAAACCCAAACCGACCAGGCCGGCAACTCCAAAGCCTACGCCTATAATGCCGGAAACCTGACCATGGAATCCAATCTCTTGGGGATAGCGGATAACCGGATTTACAACAGCGGGTTTAATGAAGTGGACAGCAATAATCAGTCCTTGGAATGGTTGGGTTATGCGCCCACGGGCAGTACTAATCTCACCGAGGAGGATCCGGAAGCCCCTTACGGCGGGAGTCGTATCTTAAAGCTCAATCCCGGAACAAACCATAACACCTATCAGTGGACAGGCTTTGTCAGTGTAGCCGACAAAGCGAAGGGCAACTATATCCTTAGTGGGGATATTAAAGCCGCAGGAAGCGGCTCAACTTTAGGGGCAGTCATCAATATCTTCTGGTACGATGCGGATAAAAACCTAATTGAAGATCCGACCCCTTATTTTAAAGTCAAAGACGGAGAGTGGCAACGCTATACCGCCATGGACATTAAACCGCCAGCCAATGCTGTTTATACCCGGATCATGGCCATCACCTACCAAGGGTATACCGGTTACTTCGACAACCTTCAGTTTGAACAAAGCTCACAGATCCGGGGGTATAACGCTCTGCAAAACTCCTCTTTTGTCAACGGGCTTTCCAAATGGATTCGCTCCAGCAGCTATGCAGACGTCATATCAGAAGTAGGAACCATCAATCTCCCCTCCACCGGCAGCAGCTATTTGGAATCTCAAACCCTGATCCCCATTAAACAAGGGGAAGACTATACCCTAAGCGGAAATCTCAGCACAGGCCCAATGACCGCCGCTTCAGATAAGGGAGCTTCCCTGCAGGTCCTGATCTACAATCAGGCCGGGACCTATGTTCAAACCTTTAAATCTAAAATCGTTTCGGAAAAATCAGACCTGGCCAAGTATGTCGTACCCTTCGAATCCCCGGTCAACGGAACCGCCAAAGTCCGTTTAGACGTGACCAGCGCTCAAGGGATTGCCAAGTTTGATAATATTCGCTTCGGGTATGGCCGGGAAGCGGTTACCTCAAACTATGATTCCTCGAATAATTATGTTGTCAGCACCACCAATCAGCTGAACAAAACGGTCAGCTATGCCAACGATGCCTATGGACAAGCAACCTCCGTCACTTCCCCTACCGGTGAGGTCATCCGCTACGCCTATGACGGCCAGGAGCGTTTGCGCACCGTCACAGACAACGCTCAAAACCTGACCACCTACGGCCTGGATGCCAACGGCAACGTCTTAAGTGTCAACACCAAGGCTCCCTCAGGTACGATCTACAATCAAAGCTCCTTCGTCTATGATGACAAGAACAATCTCAAGGCTGAGAAAAACGCCGCCAACTCCATTGTCAGCAGTTATGCCTACGATGCCAATGGCCGGCTCACACAAAAAACCAATGCCGGCGGCAGCACTGTCAGCTTAGAGTACGATCCCTTAGGCTTGCTTAAGACTCTGAGATTATCCAGTAATGAAACCTATGGCTTCAGCTATGACCTGGAAGGTCGGCGCAAGCAGGCAACAGTTTCGAAAACGCCCACTGGTCCAATCCTTCATACCTTCGACTATGATTACGATGAGGTAGGAAATCTGATCAGCTCTATCGAAAAGGGCAGCAGCGGCACGTTTATCGGGAGCATCACCAAACCTGCCGGAGACATGTACTCCAAGACGGATCAACTCCTGGGCTTTAAGCTTAAGTATCTATCCAATCCTGACGTCCTCTACGCCTTTCTCTATTCCCCCAACAAGTTGGTGGAAAAGGTCTCGGCAGCGGGCAAAGACACCCTCTTTAAGTACGATGAGGGCAGCAAGCTGAAGTTGCAGACTAATCCCAATGGTGTGGAGGATCGATTCGACTATAACGAAGGCAATCAGTTGATTGGCACCTCGGCCTTCAAGCCCGGCAATGACTATAAGACAAGAATTTCGAGCACCTATAAGTATGATGACGACGGCCGGCTGATCGAAATCAAGGGCCAAGGCCCGGGCAGTCCCACGGCAAAGTATGTTTACAATGATCTTGCCGGAACGGAAAAGCTGAACCGCTTAACCCAAGCTGAGATCACGGATGTCGGAACCCAGTACACTCTGGATTACAGCTATGATCCGGCAGGAAACCTTAAATCCATGGATGTACCCAAAGGGCAGGTAGAACAGAAAAATACTTTCACCTATGATGGGGATAATAAGATCAGCTCTATCAACGGGTCGGCGAGTAATGTGAGTTATGATGCCAATGGGAATCTGACCAAGCTGACGGTTAACGGCAAAACCCAGCAATATGTCTATGATGCGGCTAACCGCTTAATCAGCGTGAAAAACGAAGCAGGTACGGTCATTGCCAGCTACACTTATGACGGGGATGGACAGCGTCTTACGAAAACTGTGGGATCGGAGACCATAACTTATCATTACTTTAAGGGTCAGCTGATGTACGAGACCTCCGATCAGTATGCGGATAAAGTGACCGCCCGCTATACCTGGACCCCGGAAGGAAAGCTGCTCTCGATTTATATCTTCCGCCCTGTTGGGGGCTATTGGAACTATTATTACTACCATTACAATGCCCATGGGGATGTTGTGGCGGTAACGGATTCTAATGGAAATGTGTACCGGCAGTATGCTTATGATCCGTATGGGAATATCATCAGTGTTAAGGATGGAGCCAATGTCTCGAAAGACATGAGCACGGATGAGTTTAATCATGCTTACACTTATGCGGGATATCGGTATGATAAGGAAACCGGGTTGTATTTCCTCAATGCCAGGTACTATAATGCAGGGATTGGCAGGTTTTTGACGAAGGATACCTTTAAAGGCAGAGCTAATGATCCCCAAAGTTTAAATCGATATGCTTATGCCCATGGGAATCCCGTTAGTTTTGTTGATCCGACGGGACATGATGTAGGGGCACCAGGGATGGATTTGGGAGTTTATACTGAGTATCAAAAACAAGGTCTCTATCCAACAGGAAGTTACTCTACACCAATGCCTGCGCCTAAGAATACAAGTGGGAATGTGCATAATGCTAATAGTGTTGCAAATGCAAATGATCAACTATTATCAACTACAGCACTAACTATTGATGGGATGAGTTCAGCGAAAAGTTTATTATTAGTAGCTAATAAAGGTTTATCAAAAGCTATAGGGAAATCGTTACCGGTTTTTGGTGCAAGCACCCTTGCTTATGGTTTAGCACAAGATTGGACCAATTATAACGGCAATAATTTGATTTATGCTATGGGACTAACGTTTATAGGGGCAACATTACCTGTCATTGGAACTGCATTTTTAGTTGGAGTGTTAGGCGCGACTACCGCTGGAATTACTTTTGGTGTAACATCAGGCTTTGCATTATCATTTATTATTCCTGAAATAAAAAGTAGACGACTAAAAAAAGCTTAG
- a CDS encoding immunity 53 family protein, which translates to MLKLNLLKWLEDWYYSNCDGDWEHLYGVTISTLDNPGWTIKIELLETFMETKQFQAIKHFRTEEDWIDCKVTNGVFTGCGGPRNLEEIIRIFYKWVESNEEKN; encoded by the coding sequence GTGCTTAAATTGAACTTATTAAAATGGTTAGAAGATTGGTATTACTCGAATTGTGACGGTGATTGGGAACACTTATATGGTGTTACAATTTCTACGTTAGACAATCCTGGTTGGACTATTAAAATTGAGTTGTTAGAAACATTTATGGAAACTAAACAATTTCAAGCTATTAAACATTTTCGCACAGAAGAAGACTGGATTGACTGTAAGGTTACAAATGGGGTTTTTACAGGATGCGGTGGGCCAAGAAATTTGGAAGAAATAATTAGGATCTTTTACAAATGGGTAGAGAGCAACGAGGAAAAGAATTGA
- a CDS encoding phospholipase D-like domain-containing protein → MSKRNSIGSIFILLSLSLLFVSGCAFKIPELFPKEVPVSNLPAEALFIDKDAIYNKTVALIESAQTSIYVEQAVFDDPSLIQLLISKSSSGVDVRVLLDQWQKVNRATLDQLKSQNVSVQFYPAQKGQINHTKYLIIDQKQALIYGPSWTGSGFQAHDLAVELSGKSAWKAASVFSKDWEFTTTFSLDVADTSTLPEDNIILATNAKVRQQLVDRISSSTESIWIETTEITDPELIQALIAAAQTGCDVRLILEPSLATKTPDSVQELASKGVQIRFFPSEPPLGMNLALFDNSSFILTSSGWTSYSFLANHEFSVTVPSLTASHKLVEMFKQDWEKSRSGES, encoded by the coding sequence ATGTCAAAACGAAATTCCATTGGTTCAATTTTTATTCTGCTTTCGCTAAGCCTTCTATTCGTAAGCGGTTGTGCCTTTAAAATTCCCGAACTTTTTCCTAAAGAAGTTCCGGTTTCTAACTTGCCTGCTGAAGCGCTGTTTATCGACAAGGATGCCATCTATAATAAAACCGTCGCCCTGATTGAATCCGCTCAAACCTCAATCTATGTGGAGCAGGCGGTGTTTGATGATCCAAGTCTCATCCAGCTTCTCATCTCTAAATCTAGTTCAGGGGTCGATGTCCGGGTCCTTTTAGACCAATGGCAAAAGGTCAACCGGGCAACTCTGGATCAATTAAAAAGTCAAAATGTTTCCGTTCAGTTTTATCCGGCTCAAAAAGGGCAAATCAATCATACTAAGTATTTAATCATCGACCAAAAACAAGCTCTGATTTATGGCCCCTCCTGGACGGGAAGTGGATTTCAAGCCCACGATCTTGCCGTTGAATTATCCGGAAAATCCGCCTGGAAAGCAGCTTCAGTGTTCTCCAAGGATTGGGAATTCACCACGACATTTTCTTTGGATGTAGCAGATACTTCAACTCTTCCGGAAGATAATATTATTTTGGCCACTAATGCCAAGGTAAGACAACAACTTGTAGACCGCATATCTTCAAGTACAGAATCCATATGGATAGAAACCACAGAAATTACCGACCCTGAATTGATCCAAGCTCTCATTGCGGCTGCCCAAACAGGGTGTGATGTCCGGCTTATCCTTGAGCCGTCATTAGCTACCAAGACACCCGATTCCGTTCAGGAATTAGCGTCTAAAGGAGTTCAGATCCGCTTTTTTCCCAGCGAGCCGCCGCTGGGCATGAACTTAGCTTTATTTGATAATTCGTCATTTATTTTGACTAGTTCAGGCTGGACAAGCTACTCATTTCTCGCCAATCATGAATTTTCTGTTACGGTTCCTTCCCTGACTGCCTCCCACAAATTAGTTGAGATGTTTAAACAAGATTGGGAAAAAAGCCGCAGTGGTGAGTCCTGA
- a CDS encoding RHS repeat protein, which yields MFVAVTDSNEAVYLQYAYDPYGNVISVKDGAGGKAKDIHLDHTEKPGSHPWPHAHEWIGNKRKQLVIKNGVQLPPKT from the coding sequence ATGTTTGTAGCGGTAACGGATTCCAATGAAGCTGTGTACCTGCAGTATGCTTATGATCCTTATGGAAATGTCATCAGTGTTAAGGATGGTGCCGGAGGAAAAGCAAAAGACATCCATTTAGATCATACTGAAAAACCTGGCTCTCATCCTTGGCCACATGCACATGAATGGATTGGTAACAAGCGAAAGCAATTGGTAATAAAGAATGGCGTCCAGCTACCCCCGAAGACTTAA
- a CDS encoding formylmethanofuran dehydrogenase subunit E family protein, whose product MCIEKTPWEQVIDFHGHTCPGIALGYRVAQIAKRELGFSPEPETSIMITAYTHSCALDAFQIINRATYGRGNLRVEETKQHVYHFQKTGGLEELQISIRPEILEHLSVTDQSLTRREQQNKNLEAIKVILGAEESLFCSFQFVKKQ is encoded by the coding sequence ATGTGTATCGAAAAAACACCTTGGGAACAAGTTATTGATTTTCACGGGCATACTTGTCCTGGAATTGCTTTAGGTTATCGAGTTGCTCAAATTGCTAAACGCGAATTGGGATTCAGCCCCGAACCGGAGACTTCGATCATGATTACTGCCTATACTCACTCTTGTGCCCTCGATGCTTTTCAAATAATTAACCGGGCAACCTATGGCCGGGGCAACTTAAGGGTTGAGGAAACGAAACAACATGTCTATCATTTTCAAAAAACCGGTGGGTTGGAAGAATTACAGATTTCCATACGGCCCGAAATCCTGGAACACCTCTCAGTCACTGATCAATCGTTAACCAGGCGTGAGCAGCAAAATAAGAACCTGGAAGCCATTAAAGTGATTTTAGGCGCGGAAGAATCACTATTCTGCAGTTTTCAGTTCGTGAAAAAACAGTAG
- the lgt gene encoding prolipoprotein diacylglyceryl transferase, translated as MHQYWFFIGDFPIRAYGTIFALAFIVGVGVTLYFAKSDGRPELIDVFMDLAPLLLISGIIGARFWQVFFFDWAFYRQYPEEILAVWHGGLSIQGGVVGALLAGGIYVWRKKLSFWELADIAAPGLILAQSVGRNANLMNGDAFGGPTGGDFGILYPVGTIARKTFGDQPLWPAEVWEGQVDVLIFALLVILKLRKWPSGMIFLLYMVLYNLSRFFLEGLRGDSPRFLFDWTAAQWSSMAAVGIALVLLIWRVWRNKKNEAVS; from the coding sequence ATGCATCAGTATTGGTTTTTTATTGGAGATTTTCCTATTAGAGCCTATGGAACAATTTTTGCATTAGCTTTTATCGTAGGAGTAGGTGTTACCTTATATTTTGCCAAATCAGACGGCAGGCCGGAATTAATCGATGTCTTCATGGATTTAGCGCCTCTTTTACTCATTTCCGGTATCATAGGTGCGCGTTTTTGGCAGGTGTTCTTTTTTGACTGGGCGTTCTACCGTCAATATCCCGAAGAAATCCTGGCTGTCTGGCACGGTGGATTGTCGATTCAAGGAGGTGTGGTCGGGGCCTTATTAGCTGGCGGGATATACGTTTGGCGAAAAAAACTGTCCTTCTGGGAATTAGCAGACATAGCAGCCCCGGGACTGATCCTGGCTCAATCAGTGGGGAGAAATGCTAATCTGATGAACGGCGACGCTTTTGGAGGTCCGACAGGAGGAGATTTTGGGATACTTTATCCGGTCGGCACCATTGCCCGAAAAACCTTCGGGGACCAGCCGCTCTGGCCGGCAGAAGTGTGGGAAGGGCAAGTCGATGTGCTTATTTTTGCCCTGCTGGTAATTCTTAAATTAAGAAAATGGCCGTCCGGTATGATCTTTTTGTTATACATGGTCTTGTATAATCTATCAAGGTTTTTCCTGGAAGGTCTCCGGGGAGACAGCCCGCGCTTTTTATTCGACTGGACGGCAGCCCAATGGAGCAGTATGGCAGCGGTAGGAATTGCTCTAGTGCTTCTGATCTGGCGAGTATGGAGAAATAAGAAGAATGAAGCAGTGTCTTAA
- a CDS encoding TIGR04086 family membrane protein, protein MSKSFQFNLILKGILLASILAMVLSLVFGVLLSYTSLPESTLVINIIYGVSVFIAAFITAYHAGTRGLYYGLSVGIGSILLVLVLSAILWSDTPSWLKIAEKMIIALVSGGVGGIIGVLFPQS, encoded by the coding sequence ATGTCAAAATCCTTTCAATTTAACCTAATTCTAAAAGGAATTCTCCTGGCGTCCATCTTAGCAATGGTCTTGTCTCTGGTATTTGGCGTTCTGCTCTCTTACACATCACTTCCTGAATCAACACTGGTAATCAACATTATCTATGGTGTAAGTGTCTTCATCGCTGCCTTTATCACGGCTTATCACGCAGGCACACGGGGTTTGTACTATGGATTGTCTGTAGGCATAGGATCTATCCTTTTAGTACTGGTCCTTTCCGCAATTTTGTGGTCGGACACTCCATCCTGGCTAAAAATCGCCGAGAAAATGATCATCGCACTTGTTTCAGGCGGCGTGGGCGGAATTATCGGGGTGCTTTTTCCTCAATCCTAA